In Alkalihalobacillus sp. TS-13, the following are encoded in one genomic region:
- a CDS encoding MaoC/PaaZ C-terminal domain-containing protein → MLLGKKRKLGRKIDEINVGEKLEITETIEDKDLLLYLGLTDDNNPLYIQHDYASLTPFNKPVVPQIMLTGFITSAVSKYLPGPGSSILKQTISFPKPVYHYATIILKFEITNVDTEKHVVTVMIKGYNESEALVIDGELEVCPPYVPRSITSRTFDNF, encoded by the coding sequence ATGTTACTAGGGAAAAAACGGAAGCTTGGTAGAAAAATCGATGAGATAAATGTGGGGGAAAAGCTAGAGATCACTGAAACGATCGAGGATAAAGATCTTCTGTTGTATCTTGGATTGACGGATGATAACAATCCCTTATATATCCAACATGATTATGCATCATTAACCCCTTTCAATAAACCAGTGGTCCCGCAAATCATGCTGACTGGTTTCATCACTTCTGCTGTTAGTAAATATCTTCCTGGACCGGGAAGTTCTATATTAAAACAAACGATTTCCTTTCCGAAGCCTGTTTATCACTATGCAACGATCATACTTAAATTTGAAATCACAAATGTCGATACGGAAAAGCATGTTGTGACTGTGATGATCAAGGGTTACAACGAGTCTGAGGCTCTCGTCATCGATGGTGAACTGGAAGTTTGTCCGCCATATGTACCACGTTCGATCACGTCACGGACATTTGATAATTTTTAA
- the mdh gene encoding malate dehydrogenase → MGNRRNKISVIGGGFTGATTAFIAGQKELGDVVLVDIPDMENPTKGKALDMLESSPVQGFDSKITGTANYEDTAGSDIVVITAGIARKPGMSRDDLVNTNAKIMKSVTQEIVKYSPDCTIIVLTNPVDAMTYTVLKESGFPKHRVIGQSGILDTARFCTFVAEELNLSVKDIRGFVLGGHGDDMVPLIRYSNAGGIPLDKLISKDRLDAIVERTRKGGGEIVQLLGNGSAYYAPAASLVEMVEAILKDQRRVLPAIAYLEGEYGYEGICLGVPTVLGGEGLEEIIELELTDDEKAQLDKSADSVRNVMNVLT, encoded by the coding sequence ATGGGAAACAGACGTAATAAAATTTCTGTAATCGGCGGTGGCTTCACTGGAGCCACTACCGCATTCATCGCAGGTCAAAAAGAACTTGGTGATGTTGTCCTTGTAGATATTCCAGACATGGAAAACCCTACTAAAGGAAAAGCGCTCGATATGCTTGAATCAAGTCCTGTCCAAGGGTTTGATTCGAAAATTACTGGTACTGCAAACTATGAAGACACAGCAGGTTCTGACATCGTCGTTATCACTGCTGGTATCGCGCGAAAGCCAGGTATGAGCCGTGACGATCTCGTCAATACAAATGCAAAGATCATGAAGAGTGTGACACAGGAAATTGTGAAATACTCTCCAGACTGCACAATCATCGTCTTGACGAACCCGGTAGATGCAATGACTTACACAGTACTTAAAGAATCTGGTTTCCCTAAACACCGCGTGATCGGTCAGTCTGGTATCCTTGATACGGCACGATTCTGTACATTCGTTGCAGAAGAACTGAACCTTTCAGTCAAGGATATCCGCGGGTTTGTGCTTGGCGGCCATGGTGATGATATGGTGCCATTAATCCGCTACTCCAACGCCGGAGGAATTCCTCTAGATAAATTGATCAGCAAAGATCGTCTTGATGCTATCGTCGAACGGACTCGTAAAGGTGGCGGAGAAATCGTACAGCTATTAGGAAATGGCAGTGCGTACTATGCGCCAGCTGCTTCCCTTGTAGAAATGGTTGAAGCGATACTTAAAGATCAACGCCGTGTCCTTCCTGCAATCGCTTATCTTGAAGGTGAATATGGATACGAAGGAATTTGCTTAGGTGTGCCGACTGTCCTTGGAGGAGAAGGTCTTGAAGAAATCATTGAGCTTGAATTGACAGATGATGAAAAAGCTCAATTAGACAAATCAGCCGACTCCGTCCGAAATGTCATGAATGTTTTAACCTAA